A region of Daphnia carinata strain CSIRO-1 chromosome 10, CSIRO_AGI_Dcar_HiC_V3, whole genome shotgun sequence DNA encodes the following proteins:
- the LOC130695897 gene encoding transmembrane protein 69-like: MVVKANVGLIVSFRNLTNVITGPKAALFYGIWGVLPFVAFPIYMGITGKNIPQLIYANLTYGGGIVSFLGAVRWGLAIPNSKEKTLKPSFHTLGWAVTPVSVAWLALLTSSYNGSLMIIGTFLACIFQDAYSAEYPAWYKSFRIIFSSFAVLSLGANLLMYHSIMN, translated from the exons ATGGTGGTTAAGGCGAACGTTGGTTTAATCGTTTCTTTTCGGAACTTGACTAACGTTATAACAGGACCAAAAGCCGCCTTGTTTTATGGAATTTGGGGAGTTTTACCTTTCGTTGCTTTTCCGATTTATATGGGAATAACTGGTAAAAATATCCCACAACTCATTTATGCTAATTTGACATATGGTGGTGGCATTGTGTCTTTTCTGGGGGCTGTCAGATGGGGACTTGCAATTCCAAATTCTAAG GAAAAAACTCTCAAACCAAGTTTTCATACCCTTGGTTGGGCTGTAACTCCAGTTAGCGTTGCTTGGCTGGCTCTACTTACTTCTTCATATAATGGAAGTCTTATGATAATTGGAACTTTCCTTGCTTGTATTTTCCAAGATGCATATTCAGCTGAATATCCTGCATGGTACAAATCTTTCAGGATTATTTTCAGTTCATTTGCTGTTCTTTCTCTGGGAGCTAATTTGTTAATGTATCACTCAATTATGAACTAG
- the LOC130695895 gene encoding uncharacterized protein LOC130695895 isoform X2, which produces MSLLYSRRRRSQSFGSFGSFKEQLAMEKPVAAKPELIEGYAHICFDEQELWFRGILSTADGQSSYNLTGKRTCRGMKEENDDVTDGPDVVRDFPSPLRTPNSESMEMKSQDVSAASGCISRQDSMDSRAERELQFILEELPISHKQQDNSPPVIDSCCRSQPVSRPGSPPSTQQIVRALDNLLISSPTVCSISSYSLDNMSPFRSRSGSRSQQPTETVSVVFDVTISDLEEGSQHSIRSVSGRKGNSLTLRNKQLCFVTERSFWGQRADMIIQKQLAAPDMVGQGYHVFAGPMRFYFYNGFTSSAASSLTNWCW; this is translated from the coding sequence ATGTCTCTACTTTACAGCCGAAGAAGACGAAGCCAGAGCTTTGGAAGTTTTGGCTCTTTCAAGGAACAACTTGCAATGGAGAAACCTGTAGCTGCCAAGCCGGAATTAATCGAAGGCTACGCTCACATTTGTTTCGACGAGCAGGAACTTTGGTTTCGCGGGATTTTGTCCACCGCTGACGGACAATCTTCGTATAACCTAACGGGCAAAAGAACTTGTCGTGGAATGAAGGAAGAAAACGATGATGTCACCGATGGTCCAGATGTTGTTCGCGACTTTCCATCGCCACTGCGTACGCCGAATTCCGAATCAATGGAAATGAAGTCACAAGACGTGAGCGCTGCTTCCGGCTGTATCAGTCGACAGGATTCGATGGATAGTCGAGCGGAACGCGAACttcaatttattttagaaGAATTACCTATATCTcacaaacaacaagataacAGTCCGCCCGTCATCGACAGTTGCTGCAGATCGCAGCCAGTTTCTCGACCAGGATCACCTCCTTCTACTCAACAAATCGTTCGAGCATTAGATAATTTGCTTATCTCCAGTCCTACCGTATGCAGCATCAGCTCATACAGCTTGGATAATATGTCGCCTTTCCGCAGCCGGAGCGGTAGCCGCTCACAGCAGCCAACAGAAACAGTATCGGTGGTGTTTGACGTCACCATTTCCGACTTGGAAGAAGGATCGCAGCACTCCATCCGTAGCGTTTCTGGCCGTAAAGGCAACAGTCTCACTCTGCGTAACAAGCAACTCTGTTTCGTGACTGAGCGATCTTTTTGGGGTCAACGGGCGGATATGatcattcaaaaacaattagcCGCTCCTGACATGGTTGGACAGGGCTATCACGTTTTTGCAGGTCCAATGCGTTTCTATTTTTACAATGGTTTTACATCATCAGCTGCCTCCTCTTTAACCAATTGGTGTTGGTAG
- the LOC130695888 gene encoding DDB1- and CUL4-associated factor 6-like isoform X1 gives MFRSILSAQFNLDTRLDLHRAVTDSQWTIRHLSKFKILAVHAGCVNTIQWNLSGDLILSGSDDRKLAVTRWIDGHVINEVKSLHKTNIMSAKFLPQSGDRQAVSCSGDGVIMVSDLENGNSSLQGTFKCHHGPVYEVVTVESEPNTFLSVGEDGTARWFDLRASRNCTTTRCKENILFICQSPLSSAAINPVLPHEFVIGTSDSQVYVMDRRKLSTGSLTSPTQSIVSSMKVASFAGHSYRTTSVQFSPEGDQVLASFSGEGVYLFDVKDPASYLPLSIPKCELEEQFSGNPDTNSPSRRRARQGHSFKRVRLRGDWSDTGPSAGMNRTAPDIGQARPTVHEGFMQRMADVLRSMTSLNSPSVTSPPSPFENPTEEPPFLIAEANAPPNTSSVRGETNSRDEIDFVTYESLGRSENLPENQLENMESNAEDSSINFSEERSETFPHFRNRQDSEQSSSGFSLPREPAGCDEIMDAQEEEDTSPNSDMLYQPIAKMKYEGHRNSRTAINEASFWGRCHVMSGSDCGHVFIWNRQTGAIVSVLQADTRVVNRVRPHPHEPMLATSGIDYDIKLWAPSSGPENNINIEELVIRNARMLEETRDTITIPASYMIRMLASMTRFRQGNNRANSD, from the exons ATGTTTAGGTCGATATTAAGCGCCCAGTTTAATCTGGATACGCGCCTTGATCTCCATCGAGCAGTAACAG ACAGCCAATGGACTATTCGCCATTTGTCGAAGTTCAAAATTCTTGCAGTACACGCCG GATGTGTCAATACTATACAGTGGAATCTGTCAGGAGATTTAATTCTTTCAGGTTCAGATGACAGAAAACTAGCTGTGACTCGATGGATTGATGGTCAT GTGATAAATGAAGTCAAAAGTCTACACAAAACTAACATAATGAGTGCAAAGTTTTTACCACAGTCCGGAGATAGACAGGCAGTTTCCTGTTCGGGTGATGGTGTCATTATGGTTTCTG ATCTAGAAAATGGAAACAGCAGCCTGCAAGGTACATTCAAGTGCCATCATGGCCCAGTCTACGAAGTTGTTACTGTAGAAAGTGAACCAAACACTTTCTTAAGTGTCGGAGAAGATGGAACAGCTAGATGGTTTGATTTAAGGGCTTCGAGAAATTGCACGACAACTCGTTGCAAGGAG AACATACTGTTCATCTGTCAATCGCCATTGTCGTCAGCCGCCATTAATCCCGTCCTACCACACGAATTTGTAATTGGAACATCCGATAGCCAAGTTTACGTAATGGACCGTCGGAAACTAAGCACTGGTTCATTAACTTCACCCACCCAATCGATCGTGTCTAGCATGAAAGTGGCCTCATTCGCGGGTCATTCATATCGAACTACTTCCGTCCAGTTTAGCCCAGAAGGTGATCAAGTCTTAGCAAGCTTCTCGGGCGAAGGTGTCTACCTGTTTGACGTCAAG GACCCTGCCTCGTATTTACCTTTAAGTATTCCCAAGTGTGAATTGGAAGAGCAGTTTAGCGGAAATCCCGACACCAATTCTCCTTCTCGCCGCCGTGCCCGTCAGGGTCACAGTTTTAAACGCGTTCGTTTGCGTGGTGATTGGTCAGATACTGGGCCTTCCGCTGGAATGAATAGAACTGCCCCGG ATATAGGACAGGCCCGCCCGACTGTTCACGAAGGGTTTATGCAACGTATGGCAGATGTTTTGAGATCCATGACAAGCCTCAATTCTCCAAGTGTCACTTCTCCCCCAAGCCCCTTTGAAAATCCAACAGAGGAGCCTCCTTTTCTGATTGCAGAAGCTAATGCTCCTCCCAACACTTCCAGTGTTCGCGGTGAAACGAATAGCAGAGACGAAATCGATTTTGTCACATACGAGTCTCTTGGTAGATCTGAGAATCTTCCAGAGAATCAGCTAGAAAACATGGAAAGCAACGCTGAAGACAGTTCTATCAATTTTTCGGAAGAAAGAAGTGAAACGTTTCCTCATTTTAGAAACCGTCAAGATTCCGAACAAAGTTCAAGTGGTTTTTCTCTTCCAAG GGAACCTGCTGGTTGTGATGAGATCATGGATGCTCAGGAGGAAGAAGATACCTCTCCCAATAGTGATATGCTTTACCAACCGATTGCGAAGATGAAATATGAGGGACATAGAAATTCTCG AACCGCCATCAATGAAGCTTCATTTTGGGGGAGGTGCCACGTGATGTCGGGATCCGACTGTGGCCATGTTTTTATCTGGAATCGCCAAACCGGTGCAATTGTCTCAGTTCTGCAAGCAGATACCCGTGTTGTTAACCGAGTTCGGCCCCATCCACACGAACCCATGTTAGCCACATCTGGTATTGACTACGACATCAAACTGTGGGCTCCGTCGTCTGGTCCAGAAAATAACATAAATATTGAAGAG TTGGTGATCCGTAACGCGCGTATGTTGGAAGAGACAAGGGACACGATAACTATACCTGCATCGTATATGATTCGAATGCTGGCGTCAATGACTCGTTTTCGACAAGGTAa TAATCGAGCAAATTCCGATTGA
- the LOC130695895 gene encoding uncharacterized protein LOC130695895 isoform X1 → MTRWTTKMSLLYSRRRRSQSFGSFGSFKEQLAMEKPVAAKPELIEGYAHICFDEQELWFRGILSTADGQSSYNLTGKRTCRGMKEENDDVTDGPDVVRDFPSPLRTPNSESMEMKSQDVSAASGCISRQDSMDSRAERELQFILEELPISHKQQDNSPPVIDSCCRSQPVSRPGSPPSTQQIVRALDNLLISSPTVCSISSYSLDNMSPFRSRSGSRSQQPTETVSVVFDVTISDLEEGSQHSIRSVSGRKGNSLTLRNKQLCFVTERSFWGQRADMIIQKQLAAPDMVGQGYHVFAGPMRFYFYNGFTSSAASSLTNWCW, encoded by the exons ATGACACG GTGGACGACGAAAATGTCTCTACTTTACAGCCGAAGAAGACGAAGCCAGAGCTTTGGAAGTTTTGGCTCTTTCAAGGAACAACTTGCAATGGAGAAACCTGTAGCTGCCAAGCCGGAATTAATCGAAGGCTACGCTCACATTTGTTTCGACGAGCAGGAACTTTGGTTTCGCGGGATTTTGTCCACCGCTGACGGACAATCTTCGTATAACCTAACGGGCAAAAGAACTTGTCGTGGAATGAAGGAAGAAAACGATGATGTCACCGATGGTCCAGATGTTGTTCGCGACTTTCCATCGCCACTGCGTACGCCGAATTCCGAATCAATGGAAATGAAGTCACAAGACGTGAGCGCTGCTTCCGGCTGTATCAGTCGACAGGATTCGATGGATAGTCGAGCGGAACGCGAACttcaatttattttagaaGAATTACCTATATCTcacaaacaacaagataacAGTCCGCCCGTCATCGACAGTTGCTGCAGATCGCAGCCAGTTTCTCGACCAGGATCACCTCCTTCTACTCAACAAATCGTTCGAGCATTAGATAATTTGCTTATCTCCAGTCCTACCGTATGCAGCATCAGCTCATACAGCTTGGATAATATGTCGCCTTTCCGCAGCCGGAGCGGTAGCCGCTCACAGCAGCCAACAGAAACAGTATCGGTGGTGTTTGACGTCACCATTTCCGACTTGGAAGAAGGATCGCAGCACTCCATCCGTAGCGTTTCTGGCCGTAAAGGCAACAGTCTCACTCTGCGTAACAAGCAACTCTGTTTCGTGACTGAGCGATCTTTTTGGGGTCAACGGGCGGATATGatcattcaaaaacaattagcCGCTCCTGACATGGTTGGACAGGGCTATCACGTTTTTGCAGGTCCAATGCGTTTCTATTTTTACAATGGTTTTACATCATCAGCTGCCTCCTCTTTAACCAATTGGTGTTGGTAG
- the LOC130695888 gene encoding DDB1- and CUL4-associated factor 6-like isoform X2 — MFRSILSAQFNLDTRLDLHRAVTDSQWTIRHLSKFKILAVHAGCVNTIQWNLSGDLILSGSDDRKLAVTRWIDGHVINEVKSLHKTNIMSAKFLPQSGDRQAVSCSGDGVIMVSDLENGNSSLQGTFKCHHGPVYEVVTVESEPNTFLSVGEDGTARWFDLRASRNCTTTRCKENILFICQSPLSSAAINPVLPHEFVIGTSDSQVYVMDRRKLSTGSLTSPTQSIVSSMKVASFAGHSYRTTSVQFSPEGDQVLASFSGEGVYLFDVKDPASYLPLSIPKCELEEQFSGNPDTNSPSRRRARQGHSFKRVRLRGDWSDTGPSAGMNRTAPDIGQARPTVHEGFMQRMADVLRSMTSLNSPSVTSPPSPFENPTEEPPFLIAEANAPPNTSSVRGETNSRDEIDFVTYESLGRSENLPENQLENMESNAEDSSINFSEERSETFPHFRNRQDSEQSSSGFSLPREPAGCDEIMDAQEEEDTSPNSDMLYQPIAKMKYEGHRNSRTAINEASFWGRCHVMSGSDCGHVFIWNRQTGAIVSVLQADTRVVNRVRPHPHEPMLATSGIDYDIKLWAPSSGPENNINIEELVIRNARMLEETRDTITIPASYMIRMLASMTRFRQGTNRANSD, encoded by the exons ATGTTTAGGTCGATATTAAGCGCCCAGTTTAATCTGGATACGCGCCTTGATCTCCATCGAGCAGTAACAG ACAGCCAATGGACTATTCGCCATTTGTCGAAGTTCAAAATTCTTGCAGTACACGCCG GATGTGTCAATACTATACAGTGGAATCTGTCAGGAGATTTAATTCTTTCAGGTTCAGATGACAGAAAACTAGCTGTGACTCGATGGATTGATGGTCAT GTGATAAATGAAGTCAAAAGTCTACACAAAACTAACATAATGAGTGCAAAGTTTTTACCACAGTCCGGAGATAGACAGGCAGTTTCCTGTTCGGGTGATGGTGTCATTATGGTTTCTG ATCTAGAAAATGGAAACAGCAGCCTGCAAGGTACATTCAAGTGCCATCATGGCCCAGTCTACGAAGTTGTTACTGTAGAAAGTGAACCAAACACTTTCTTAAGTGTCGGAGAAGATGGAACAGCTAGATGGTTTGATTTAAGGGCTTCGAGAAATTGCACGACAACTCGTTGCAAGGAG AACATACTGTTCATCTGTCAATCGCCATTGTCGTCAGCCGCCATTAATCCCGTCCTACCACACGAATTTGTAATTGGAACATCCGATAGCCAAGTTTACGTAATGGACCGTCGGAAACTAAGCACTGGTTCATTAACTTCACCCACCCAATCGATCGTGTCTAGCATGAAAGTGGCCTCATTCGCGGGTCATTCATATCGAACTACTTCCGTCCAGTTTAGCCCAGAAGGTGATCAAGTCTTAGCAAGCTTCTCGGGCGAAGGTGTCTACCTGTTTGACGTCAAG GACCCTGCCTCGTATTTACCTTTAAGTATTCCCAAGTGTGAATTGGAAGAGCAGTTTAGCGGAAATCCCGACACCAATTCTCCTTCTCGCCGCCGTGCCCGTCAGGGTCACAGTTTTAAACGCGTTCGTTTGCGTGGTGATTGGTCAGATACTGGGCCTTCCGCTGGAATGAATAGAACTGCCCCGG ATATAGGACAGGCCCGCCCGACTGTTCACGAAGGGTTTATGCAACGTATGGCAGATGTTTTGAGATCCATGACAAGCCTCAATTCTCCAAGTGTCACTTCTCCCCCAAGCCCCTTTGAAAATCCAACAGAGGAGCCTCCTTTTCTGATTGCAGAAGCTAATGCTCCTCCCAACACTTCCAGTGTTCGCGGTGAAACGAATAGCAGAGACGAAATCGATTTTGTCACATACGAGTCTCTTGGTAGATCTGAGAATCTTCCAGAGAATCAGCTAGAAAACATGGAAAGCAACGCTGAAGACAGTTCTATCAATTTTTCGGAAGAAAGAAGTGAAACGTTTCCTCATTTTAGAAACCGTCAAGATTCCGAACAAAGTTCAAGTGGTTTTTCTCTTCCAAG GGAACCTGCTGGTTGTGATGAGATCATGGATGCTCAGGAGGAAGAAGATACCTCTCCCAATAGTGATATGCTTTACCAACCGATTGCGAAGATGAAATATGAGGGACATAGAAATTCTCG AACCGCCATCAATGAAGCTTCATTTTGGGGGAGGTGCCACGTGATGTCGGGATCCGACTGTGGCCATGTTTTTATCTGGAATCGCCAAACCGGTGCAATTGTCTCAGTTCTGCAAGCAGATACCCGTGTTGTTAACCGAGTTCGGCCCCATCCACACGAACCCATGTTAGCCACATCTGGTATTGACTACGACATCAAACTGTGGGCTCCGTCGTCTGGTCCAGAAAATAACATAAATATTGAAGAG TTGGTGATCCGTAACGCGCGTATGTTGGAAGAGACAAGGGACACGATAACTATACCTGCATCGTATATGATTCGAATGCTGGCGTCAATGACTCGTTTTCGACAAG GTACTAATCGAGCAAATTCCGATTGA
- the LOC130695896 gene encoding transmembrane protein 69-like yields MLLIKKLGSPIVKTTNLCLKWNAVCSTNHLVKSFHPAIRNESVISDESIKALRNFRDIQQAPTPALTYGIAGLVPFTVIPVYMLSSGVYIPEMAFTSMAYSAVILSFIGGVRWGSAVSNPEIMSPNWKNFTISIIPSVIAWMALLVSNPIGSILSITGFSFCLLQDITSSQLPSWYKSLRILLSTIVICALLTTLICRYALPLESKNSGPLSTPLN; encoded by the exons ATGCTTTTGATTAAAAAACTTGGAAGTCCCATTGTGAAGACTACCAATTTGTGTTTGAAATGGAATGCGGTGTGTTCGACAAATCATTTGGTTAAAAGTTTCCATCCAGCTATAAGAAACGAATCTGTCATTAGCGATGAATCCATAAAGGCGCTCCGTAATTTTCGGGACATCCAGCAAGCACCAACCCCAGCATTAACATATGGAATTGCAGGACTTGTGCCCTTCACTGTGATTCCAGTTTACATGTTATCTTCAGGGGTATACATCCCGGAGATGGCCTTTACTTCAATGGCATATAGTGCTGTGATCTTGTCTTTCATCGGTGGTGTGCGATGGGGCTCAGCTGTTTCAAACCCTGAG ATAATGAGTCCCAACTGGAAGAATTTCACAATATCTATCATCCCTTCAGTTATTGCCTGGATGGCACTGCTCGTTAGCAATCCTATTGGCAGCATACTGTCAATTACTGGATTTTCGTTTTGCCTTCTACAGGATATAACATCAAGCCAATTACCTTCTTGGTACAAATCTCTGAGAATTTTGCTTAGCACAATTGTAATTTGTGCTTTGCTTACCACTTTGATTTGTCGTTATGCCCTGCCTCTGGAGTCCAAAAATAGTGGCCCACTGTCAACCCCCCTAAACTGA